The stretch of DNA ATTAGAAAAAATTGATAAAACGGTATAAGAAAACCAAATGTTAATTAGCATTAATGGTATTTGCAACGCATCTTTCATTCCTAATTTAGAATCATCTACATGTACCCATCTATCTAATGGCTGTTCGTACATTTTATTCATAATAGCTTTCGAACCAAAATGCTTTTTAAGTCTTAAAAATATTTCAACATCAAATAACCATCTTGTTAAAAATGATCGATTATATGCTACAGGAATAATATTACGTCTAAAAACTTTAGCACCACACTGTGTATCTTCAATTGGTAAACCTAAAATTAGAAATACAATCATTTTTACCATTTTTGAAAATATATTTCTAAACAGATTTCTTTCTATTTGTCCTTCTCCTTTTCCTCTTGAACCATAAACCAATGATAAATTATCATTATTATGTAAAGTATCTACCAACTTTTTAAAGTCGTTAAAGTTGGTAGATAAATCTGCATCAATAAAACCAATATAATCTATATCTTGTCTATTAAATAAGTAACGTGCACCAGATCTTACTGCCGCCGCTTTACCAGCGTTCTTTTTCACATCTACAATACTTACTCTTGTTTGAGCTTGTTTTTGAACATCCTGTAATACCTGTAGTGTATTGTCTTTACTACCGTCATTTACAAAACATAAATGAAATTCATTATGCGATTGAATAAATTCGACAAAAGCATTAACATCTAATCTTTTTTCTTCATTGTAGCACGGTATAATAATTCCTGTTTTCATAATAAGTTTGTTTTGATTTCTACTTCAAAAGTAGCCGTGACTGACGTCTTTTTTGGGTGTAATTCGTTGGTTGGAAACGTTGTATAGACGAATGAAAATTTTACTTCGATAAATACCACTCGTCGAAACAAAACTTTGTTATATCTTTAATTCGTAGAAAACAGCTTACATTTTAATGAAGGAAAAGTCAAATAAATATTTAATGGTTGCTTTGCTCTTGGGGTTAGCGTTTCACGGGACTTCTATATTCTTTACTTTAGAAACCACCTATGATGCGCTAATACATTTGTTTTTTGCAGACCATTATGCGAATAGTTGGTTTGAACCATGGAACTATAAATGGTACACAGGCTTTACAGTAATGAGTTACCCGCCATTAGTGCATCAGGCTATTGCAGCATTTTCTTTTATTGGTGGATTAAAATTTGGGCTATTCATAGTAGCCATCATTAGTGTTATATTATTTATAACCGGGGCTTACCGATTTGCTTTATTAATGACTTCAAATAAAACTGCTGCAGGTTACGCCGCCATATTAGCTGTACTATCGTCGTCGTTTGTCGAAACTCTACACTTATTTGGACAATTACCTAGTATTATTGGAATCTCTATTTTAATGCATGCCCTACCAGAAATCTATTTATGGATAAAAACAGGTAAGTATTGCTATTTATTGACATCTTTATCATTAATAGCAGTTACAGTAACATCACACCATGTCACACCTATATTCGGTATGGTGTTCTTCATTTTTCCTTTAATAGGTATGGTTATCATGGATGTTTCAAGAGAACAGGTCGATTCCATCAAAGCCATAACGTTCAAAGTTTTTTTAAGTAGTTTTTTTAAACTTTTTAAACGGATTGTAAGTTTTGGAATGTTATCACTGGTCACCATCATTGGATGCATTCTACCTTATTGGATCAATTCTAAAAGCAACCCCATTACACAAGTTCCTATTCCACACGGATCACGTGATAACTTTTTAGAAATCACTTCATCCGGTTTGGTTTTCTTTTTAATCCCTTGGGGTATATTACTTATACTTCTCCCCTATATATTTTATAGATATTATAGTAAACGCTATTTGTTCTTTGGTTTATCAATAACTATATTATTTATTTTAGGAACAGGAGGCACCACCTTTATCCCTAGATTTGTATTAGGTGAAACCGCTTTTAATATTTTAACACTTGATCGATTTACATTATGGGCTTCCATCATGTCTCTCCCTCTTTTTGGTGAATTTGCTTATCGTTTTATAGAAGGCGATTTAAAAACCTTAATACAGAATAAATTTGGAGCTATCTACCATCGTATTATTGGTGGACTACTCGCTGGTCTATTTATATTCATGACCATTTTCACCATGAGCTTAGGGTATTTTAGACCTTCTCAACCTCAGCAAATAAAGATGTTACCCATTGTTAATTTTCTTAATCAAGACCAACATGACCAATGGCGTTATATGACTTTAGGCTTTGGAGACCAAATGGCGTGGTTATCTGCGCAAACCAATGCAATGAGTGTTGACGGTAACTACCATTCTGCCAGACGACTACCAGAGCTTACAACAAGGCCTATTGAGCGTTTAGAAAATTCTAAGTTCAAAGGCATTGAAGGGATTGGGTCTTTACAACAGTTTTTAACCACACCGGAAAAGTATCATCTTAAATATATTTTTTCTAATGATAAGTTTTACGATCCCATCTTGTATTTCTGTGGTTGGCAACGCCTAAGACAATTAGAAAATGGCATTCAGGTATGGGAAAAGCTAAATGTACCACCAATATCATCCATTTTACCAAAAGACGATGTC from Flavivirga spongiicola encodes:
- a CDS encoding dolichyl-phosphate beta-glucosyltransferase; protein product: MKTGIIIPCYNEEKRLDVNAFVEFIQSHNEFHLCFVNDGSKDNTLQVLQDVQKQAQTRVSIVDVKKNAGKAAAVRSGARYLFNRQDIDYIGFIDADLSTNFNDFKKLVDTLHNNDNLSLVYGSRGKGEGQIERNLFRNIFSKMVKMIVFLILGLPIEDTQCGAKVFRRNIIPVAYNRSFLTRWLFDVEIFLRLKKHFGSKAIMNKMYEQPLDRWVHVDDSKLGMKDALQIPLMLINIWFSYTVLSIFSNTLEAGKVITLDKINVINSSNIEIAA